A genome region from Lonchura striata isolate bLonStr1 chromosome 36, bLonStr1.mat, whole genome shotgun sequence includes the following:
- the CDC42EP2 gene encoding cdc42 effector protein 2, which translates to MSTKVPIYLKRGSRKGKKEKLRDILSSDMISPPLGDFRHTIHVGSGGESDAFGDISFLQGNLHLLPSGRDAERGGAAAPLESSRAAPPLQNAVSLPALGAARALSLPAARAPPKPPRLRPDEAPAPPSSPRPGAGEAEPFPAHAGSLLSLHVDLGPSILEDVLRVMDRHRAERGARPEIRT; encoded by the coding sequence ATGTCCACCAAGGTGCCGATCTACCTGAAGCGGGGCAGCCGCAAGGGCAAGAAGGAGAAGCTGCGCGACATCCTGTCCTCGGACATGATCAGCCCGCCGCTGGGCGACTTCCGCCACACCATCCACGTGGGCAGCGGCGGCGAGAGCGACGCTTTCGGGGACATCTCCTTCCTGCAGGGCAACTTGCACCTGCTGCCCAGCGGCCGCGACGccgagcgcggcggggcggcggcgccgttGGAGTCCtcgcgcgcggcgccgccgctccaGAACGCCGTTTCGCTGCCGGCGCTCGGCGCCGCCCGGGCGCTGAGCCTGCCCGCGGCGCGGGCCCCGCCGAAACCCCCGCGGCTGCGCCCGGACGaggccccggcgccgccgtcGTCCCCGCGGCCCGGCGCCGGCGAGGCCGAGCCCTTCCCGGCGCACGCCGGCTCGCTGCTGTCCCTGCACGTGGACCTGGGGCCGTCCATCCTGGAGGACGTGCTGCGGGTCATGGACCGGCACCGGGCCGAGCGCGGCGCCCGCCCGGAGATCCGGACGTGA
- the POLA2 gene encoding DNA polymerase alpha subunit B: MAEPERGPEPVTAEAVLRELRLFELRCDGEEVPDKLVELCLSHRLGPVALANELLAFVTSKDLDLQLTPEGLDAFEHEVLAKRGSRGRRGRDERRGLLHDIHSLQELLDEEQEDELLDAYTTPSKGSQKRSNSTPETPRPKRAAPSRSPYGLFSPSSFSPSVTPSQKYSSRGGRGEVVASLGSGQGLAWRGRGGCGVTIFGQPEQSLSKPYKSMFQKALDVREALAGRVEELGEVLQRHHGLDSFSSAVLPAQEPVTVLGQIGCDGNGKLNTKSVLLVGDREHSGGAEVPLDLSELPEYSLFPGQVVALEGTNSTGRRMVVTKLYEGVPLPFHTPTEPMAEQRMVLVACGPFTPSDSITFEPLSDLLEVVARDRPDVCILFGPFLDAKHEQVESCQLLSPFSDVFRLCLGTIIEGTRSAGSQLVLVPSLRDVSHDFVYPQPPFSFPNLPKEDKARVLLVPEPCTLDIDGVIFGLTSTDLLFHMGAEEISSSSGVSDRFTRILRHILTQRSFYPLYPPSEELNVDFEALAAFAALPVTPDVLVTPSELRFFVKDVLGCVCINPGRLTKGQAGGTYGRLLLRRERPGDSDGDRDGDRDGDNNGDRNRDKTGDRNGDRTGDNGDRKNSCGSGFDPFPKIFAPN, from the exons ATGGCGGAGCCGGAGCGGGGCCCGGAGCCGGTGACGGCCGAGGcggtgctgagggagctgcgGCTCTTCGAGCTGCGCTGCGACGGCGAGGAAGTGCCCGACAAGC TGGTGGAGCTGTGCCTGAGCCACAGGCTGGGCCCGGTGGCCTTGGCCAACGAGCTGCTGGCCTTCGTCACCAGCAAAGACCTGGACCTGCAGCTCACCCCCGAGGGCCTGGACGCCTTCGAGCACGAG GTGCTGGCCAAGCGCGGCAGCCGCGGCCGGCGCGGGCGGGACGAGCGCCGCGGGCTCCTCCACGACATCCACTCGCTCCAGGAGCT CCTcgacgaggagcaggaggacgagCTGCTGGACGCCTACACCACCCCGTCCAAG GGCTCCCAGAAACGCAGCAACTCCACCCCGGAGACGCCGCGGCCCAAGCGAGCGGCGCCGTCCCGCAGCCCCTACGGGCTCTTCTCCCCCAGCAGCTTCTCCCCGAG tgtcaccccCTCCCAGAAATACTCGTCCCGTGGGGGCCGGGGCGAGGTCGTGGCCTCGCTCGGCTCCGGCCAGGGCCTGGCCtggcgcggccgcggcggctGCGGCGTCACCATCTTCGGCCAGCCCGAGCAGAGCCTCAGCAAACCCTACAAGAGCATGTTCCAGAAGGCGCTGGACGTGCGGGAAG CGCTGGCCGGGCGGGTGGAGGAGCTCGGGGAGGTCCTGCAGAGGCACCACGGCCTGGACAGCTTCAGCTCCGCTGTGCTCCcggctcag GAGCCGGTGACGGTGCTGGGGCAGATCGGCTGTGACGGGAACGGGAAGCTCAACACCAAATCCGTGCTGCTGGTGGGGGACCGGGAGCACTCGGGGGGAGCCGAGGTCCCTCTGGACCTCTCGGAGCTTCCGGAATATTCCCTGTTCCCGGGACAG GTGGTGGCCCTGGAAGGCACCAACAGCACGGGCAGGAGGATGGTGGTGACCAAGCTCTACGAG GGGGTCCCTCTGCCCTTCCACACCCCCACGGAGCCGATGGCAG agcaGAGGATGGTGCTGGTGGCCTGTGGCCCCTTCACGCCCTCGGACAGCATCACCTTCGAGCCCCTCAGTGACCTCCTGGAGGTCGTGGCCCGTGACCGCCCCGACGTTTGTATCCTG TTTGGGCCGTTCCTGGACGCCAAGCACGAGCAggtggag agctgccagctcctgaGCCCCTTCTCTGACGTGTTCCGCCTCTGCCTCGGGACCATCATCGAGGGCACCAGGAG tgctggctcccagctggtgctggtgcCCTCGCTCCGGGACGTGTCCCACGACTTCGTGTATCCGCAGCcgcccttctccttccccaacCTGCCCAAGGAGGACAAAGCG cGCGTGCTCCTGGTGCCCGAGCCCTGCACCCTGGACATCGACGGCGTCATCTTCGGCCTCACCTCCACCGACCTCCTCTTCCACATGGGGGCTGAGGAGATCAGCAG CTCCTCCGGCGTCTCCGACCGCTTCACGCGGATCCTGCGGCACATCCTGACCCAGCGCAG TTTCTACCCCCTGTACCCGCCCTCCGAGGAGCTCAACGTGGACTTCGAGGCGCTGGCGGCGTTCGCGGCGCTGCCGGTGACCCCCGACGTCCTGGTGACGCCGTCCGAGCTGCGCTTCTTCGTCAAG GACGTCCTGGGCTGTGTCTGCATCAACCCCGGGCGCTTGACCaagggccaggctgggggcaCCTACGGGCGGCTGCTGCTGCGGAGAGAGCGGCCGGGGGACAGcgacggggacagggatggggacagggatggggacaacaACGGGGACAGAAATAGGGACAAAACCGGGGACAGAAATGGGGACAGAACTGGGGACAACGGGGACA gaaaaaaCAGCTGCGGGTCTGGCTTTGACccttttcccaaaatttttGCCCCAaattga